In the Chroococcidiopsis sp. SAG 2025 genome, one interval contains:
- a CDS encoding NAD-dependent epimerase/dehydratase family protein: MSVAIVTGSAGLIGSEAVRFFSALGMHVVGIDNDMRSFFFGEEASTKWNLRRLQSQIREYTHYDVDIRDSDRLDVIFQYYKQDIALVIHTAAQPSHDWAARDPFSDFSVNANGTLNLLQATRQHCPDTPFIFTSTNKVYGDLPNFLPLVELDRRWEIDPAHQYALGISEDMSIDRSKHSLFGASKVVADVLVQEYGHYFGIPTVCFRGGCLTGPSHSGTKLHGFLAYLMKCTVTGDPYTIYGYQGKQVRDNIHSSDLIAAFYEFYLNPGIAEVYNIGSGRESNCSMLEAIAYCEQIAGKELNYSYTDENRSGDHVWYISDLSKFKAKYPNWSIKYDVPHILREIYTQNCERWLKYSD; this comes from the coding sequence ATGAGTGTTGCGATCGTTACTGGCTCTGCTGGTCTCATTGGTTCGGAAGCAGTACGTTTTTTTAGCGCTCTCGGTATGCATGTCGTCGGGATCGATAACGATATGCGTAGCTTTTTTTTTGGAGAGGAAGCTTCCACAAAATGGAATCTTAGGCGTTTACAATCTCAGATTAGAGAGTACACTCACTACGATGTAGATATCCGAGATAGCGATCGCCTGGATGTCATTTTTCAGTACTACAAACAAGACATTGCCCTTGTCATTCATACCGCAGCCCAGCCATCTCACGACTGGGCTGCACGCGATCCATTCTCCGATTTCTCGGTCAATGCCAACGGTACGTTGAACTTGTTACAAGCAACGCGCCAACATTGCCCAGACACCCCATTTATCTTCACTTCCACTAACAAAGTCTACGGAGACTTACCCAACTTTTTACCCTTAGTTGAGTTAGACCGCCGCTGGGAGATCGATCCCGCTCATCAGTATGCTTTGGGGATCTCTGAAGATATGAGTATCGATCGCAGCAAGCACTCTCTATTTGGAGCTTCTAAGGTTGTAGCCGACGTATTAGTACAAGAATACGGTCATTACTTTGGCATTCCTACTGTTTGCTTTCGGGGTGGCTGTTTGACCGGACCCAGCCATTCGGGAACAAAATTACACGGCTTTCTCGCTTACTTAATGAAATGTACTGTGACTGGCGATCCCTACACGATTTATGGTTATCAAGGCAAACAAGTCCGCGATAACATTCACTCCTCAGACTTGATTGCTGCATTTTACGAGTTCTATCTCAATCCTGGGATCGCTGAAGTTTACAACATTGGTAGTGGTAGAGAAAGCAATTGCTCAATGCTAGAGGCGATCGCTTATTGCGAACAAATTGCTGGCAAGGAGTTGAACTACTCTTACACCGATGAAAATCGTAGTGGCGATCACGTCTGGTACATCAGCGATTTATCGAAGTTTAAAGCCAAGTATCCAAATTGGTCGATTAAATATGACGTACCGCACATTTTGCGGGAGATTTACACCCAAAACTGTGAAAGGTGGTTAAAGTACAGTGATTAA
- a CDS encoding WecB/TagA/CpsF family glycosyltransferase: MINRGKHSILGINIHAIDYEFAVNKVVVAAEKRVPYAVSALAVHGVMTGFLDPIHARRLNGMDLVVPDGQPVRWALWWLHRQGLPDRVCGPKLTLRIAQAFAEKGLSVYLYGSQIEVLQQFACQLQQRFPQLQIAGMEPSKFRRLSSEERKELVARIKASGASTVLLGLGCPRQEVWAYEYRQMLGIPILAVGAAFDFHAGRLAPAPQTMQDLGLEWLFRLLQEPRRLWRRYILLNPLYLWYVGFQLLGWKKFVPPAPDGSEPIESYG, from the coding sequence GTGATTAATCGAGGCAAACACTCCATCTTAGGGATTAACATCCACGCTATAGATTACGAATTTGCTGTCAACAAAGTTGTTGTTGCGGCTGAAAAGAGAGTTCCCTATGCGGTCAGCGCGTTAGCCGTTCATGGCGTGATGACAGGATTTTTAGACCCCATTCACGCCCGCCGATTAAACGGTATGGATCTCGTAGTTCCTGACGGACAACCCGTGCGCTGGGCGTTGTGGTGGCTGCACAGGCAAGGATTACCCGATCGCGTCTGCGGTCCTAAGCTGACGCTCAGAATCGCTCAAGCTTTTGCTGAAAAAGGGCTAAGTGTCTATCTCTATGGCAGCCAAATAGAAGTATTACAGCAATTCGCTTGTCAGTTGCAGCAACGCTTTCCTCAGCTTCAAATTGCGGGCATGGAGCCTTCTAAATTTCGCCGTCTCTCTTCAGAGGAACGGAAAGAGTTAGTGGCTCGGATTAAAGCCTCTGGAGCTAGTACCGTACTTCTTGGTCTTGGTTGTCCTCGACAAGAAGTTTGGGCTTACGAATATCGCCAAATGCTAGGTATTCCCATCTTAGCTGTGGGTGCTGCCTTCGATTTTCACGCTGGTAGGCTAGCGCCAGCACCGCAAACAATGCAAGATTTGGGATTGGAGTGGTTATTTCGTCTGCTACAAGAACCCAGACGCTTGTGGCGGCGCTATATCCTGCTCAATCCGCTTTATTTATGGTACGTTGGCTTTCAGTTACTCGGTTGGAAAAAATTTGTGCCACCTGCTCCTGACGGTAGCGAACCGATTGAATCCTACGGGTGA
- a CDS encoding sugar ABC transporter permease, whose amino-acid sequence MAFERSRKQLLDNDAIAAWIFLTPALLMLGIFLIFPIAYLFYLSFTTGSFTAAGIRWVGFNNYLRLILNPDFWQVLSNTCYFTIATVIPSLVIPLGLAALLNRTIAWQGLLRSAYFLPSIVSIVAAGLGFRWLFQTDGPVNTWLNAIGISPIPWLGSNIWAMPVIILLSIWKQLGFNMVVFLAGLQAIPSSRYEAAELDGANAWQQFWYITLPGLRPTLIFATITTAIFTLRGFEQIYVVTGGGPLNSTNILVYYIYQEAFGQFDFGYAAAASTVLLLVALVLIYIQLRTWDEE is encoded by the coding sequence ATGGCTTTTGAGCGTTCTCGCAAGCAACTGCTAGATAACGATGCGATCGCAGCATGGATTTTTCTAACACCAGCGCTGCTCATGCTAGGAATATTTTTAATATTTCCCATTGCTTATCTGTTTTACCTTAGCTTCACTACCGGAAGTTTTACCGCTGCTGGCATACGCTGGGTGGGGTTTAACAATTACTTACGACTAATTCTCAATCCTGATTTTTGGCAAGTTCTTAGTAATACTTGCTATTTTACCATTGCTACAGTAATTCCCAGCCTAGTGATTCCTTTGGGTTTGGCAGCACTATTAAACCGCACTATAGCTTGGCAAGGATTATTACGCAGCGCCTATTTTCTCCCTTCAATTGTGTCTATTGTCGCTGCTGGGTTAGGATTTCGCTGGCTATTTCAAACCGATGGACCAGTCAATACATGGTTGAATGCAATTGGAATTTCTCCGATTCCCTGGCTAGGTAGTAATATTTGGGCAATGCCAGTCATCATTTTATTGAGTATTTGGAAGCAGCTAGGCTTCAATATGGTGGTATTTCTAGCTGGATTGCAAGCAATTCCTTCTAGTCGTTATGAAGCGGCAGAATTAGATGGAGCAAATGCTTGGCAGCAATTTTGGTACATCACTCTACCAGGATTGAGACCGACATTAATCTTTGCTACGATTACAACGGCAATTTTTACTTTGCGGGGTTTCGAGCAAATTTATGTCGTGACTGGTGGAGGACCTTTAAATTCTACTAATATTTTAGTTTATTACATTTATCAAGAAGCTTTTGGGCAATTTGATTTCGGTTACGCTGCGGCTGCATCTACAGTTTTGTTATTGGTAGCGCTAGTTTTAATTTATATTCAGTTGCGAACTTGGGACGAAGAGTAG
- the purN gene encoding phosphoribosylglycinamide formyltransferase, with product MTIPATTTSTASLISPVDPTDIWIPGEPIKLGILASGNGSNFEAVAEAIAQGRLNAKVQVLIYNNPEAKVAVRAANRDVPAVLLNHRHFPSREDLDRQIVQTLHQYDVSWVIMAGWMRIVTPVLINAFVERIINIHPSLLPSFRGIQAVEQALAAGVKITGCTVHIVVPEVDSGRILLQAAVPVLPDDTPQTLHQRIHQQEYRILPAAIALAARQ from the coding sequence ATGACGATCCCAGCAACCACCACCTCTACTGCCAGCTTAATTTCTCCGGTCGATCCCACTGATATATGGATACCAGGAGAACCAATTAAACTAGGTATACTTGCTTCGGGAAATGGCAGTAACTTTGAAGCTGTAGCAGAGGCGATCGCCCAAGGTAGACTTAATGCTAAAGTTCAAGTTTTAATTTACAACAACCCAGAAGCGAAAGTCGCAGTTCGAGCTGCAAATCGTGACGTACCTGCCGTTTTGCTCAATCATCGTCATTTTCCCAGCCGTGAAGATCTAGATCGTCAAATTGTTCAAACTTTACATCAATATGACGTATCATGGGTTATAATGGCAGGCTGGATGCGAATCGTCACGCCAGTACTCATCAATGCTTTTGTCGAACGAATTATTAACATCCATCCCAGTTTATTACCCAGCTTTCGCGGCATTCAAGCAGTAGAACAAGCCCTCGCTGCTGGTGTAAAAATCACAGGTTGTACGGTACACATAGTCGTTCCCGAAGTCGATAGCGGGCGCATTTTGCTTCAAGCAGCCGTACCCGTCTTACCTGACGACACCCCCCAAACTCTACACCAACGAATTCACCAGCAAGAATATCGAATTTTACCCGCCGCGATCGCTCTTGCTGCAAGACAGTGA
- a CDS encoding bacteriorhodopsin gives MAAGFVATISPYPVNYIWYIVSCAAYCATVYLLLHQYRPQVERTFPRVVPAFHKLLKVHLTIWTFYPIIWILSPAGLNFLNISVETMFVTLLDIASKVGFGFLSLQTMSEIEKARQKAKTASSLVVFR, from the coding sequence ATTGCTGCTGGTTTTGTTGCTACTATTTCACCCTATCCAGTTAATTATATTTGGTATATTGTCAGTTGTGCAGCTTACTGTGCTACTGTATATCTTCTCCTTCATCAATATCGCCCACAAGTAGAACGTACCTTCCCTAGAGTTGTTCCAGCTTTCCACAAATTGCTAAAAGTCCACTTAACAATATGGACATTTTACCCGATTATCTGGATTCTTAGTCCCGCAGGTTTGAATTTCTTAAATATTAGCGTGGAAACAATGTTTGTTACTCTCCTCGATATAGCTTCCAAGGTAGGTTTTGGTTTTCTTTCATTACAAACTATGAGTGAGATAGAAAAAGCTAGGCAGAAAGCAAAAACAGCATCTTCTTTAGTTGTATTTCGTTAA
- a CDS encoding bacteriorhodopsin: MLYTLNFFVCAIAAGLYLIMALGQGVDFINGRPIFWVRYVSWFISTPLLLLILISW; this comes from the coding sequence ATTTTATACACGCTCAACTTTTTCGTTTGCGCGATCGCTGCTGGACTGTATTTAATTATGGCTCTCGGTCAAGGAGTAGACTTTATTAACGGTCGTCCCATTTTTTGGGTCAGATATGTTTCTTGGTTTATTTCCACACCTTTATTGCTATTAATTCTCATATCTTGGTAA